Proteins encoded together in one uncultured Desulfosarcina sp. window:
- a CDS encoding HAD family hydrolase — protein MKKRISWLLSVLLIAMSAAFAQAADPLPSWNDMASKKAIVAFVEKVTTPGSPDYVRPAERIATFDNEGTLWSEQPMYFQLFFAIDRVKALAPQHPEWKTREPFASVLKGDLKTALKGGEKALAQIFMATHAGMTTTEFENIVKDWVARARHPKTNRLYTGMVYQPMLELLAYLRSKFFKTYIVSGGGIEFMRPWTEAVYGIPPEQVVGSSIKTKFEMRDGKPVLVRLAELDFIDDKEGKPVGINAHIGRRPIAAFGNSDGDLQMLQWTMAGQGARFALLVHHTDGEREWAYDRDSHIGCLDKALDEANAKGWTVVDMKNDWKRIYPDQ, from the coding sequence ATGAAAAAACGCATTTCCTGGTTGCTGAGTGTTCTCTTAATCGCCATGTCCGCCGCTTTCGCCCAGGCGGCCGATCCATTACCTTCCTGGAACGACATGGCCTCCAAAAAGGCCATCGTCGCCTTTGTGGAAAAGGTAACGACGCCGGGTTCCCCCGATTATGTAAGACCCGCCGAGCGCATCGCCACCTTCGACAACGAAGGCACCCTGTGGTCGGAGCAGCCCATGTATTTTCAGCTTTTCTTTGCCATCGACAGGGTCAAGGCACTCGCTCCGCAGCATCCCGAATGGAAGACCCGGGAACCCTTTGCCTCCGTGCTCAAGGGCGACCTGAAGACCGCGCTTAAAGGCGGTGAAAAAGCGTTGGCCCAAATCTTCATGGCCACCCATGCGGGCATGACCACAACGGAGTTCGAAAATATCGTGAAGGATTGGGTCGCCCGGGCGAGACATCCCAAAACCAACCGGCTGTATACCGGGATGGTCTACCAGCCCATGCTCGAATTGCTCGCCTATCTGCGCTCAAAATTTTTCAAGACGTATATCGTCTCGGGCGGCGGCATCGAATTCATGCGGCCCTGGACGGAAGCGGTCTATGGCATCCCGCCGGAGCAGGTGGTCGGCAGCAGCATCAAGACAAAATTCGAGATGCGCGACGGCAAGCCCGTGCTCGTACGATTGGCGGAACTCGACTTCATCGATGACAAGGAAGGCAAACCCGTGGGCATCAACGCGCACATCGGCCGCCGGCCCATCGCCGCCTTCGGCAACTCCGACGGCGACCTGCAAATGCTCCAGTGGACCATGGCCGGCCAAGGCGCCCGGTTCGCCCTTCTGGTCCACCACACGGATGGCGAACGCGAGTGGGCCTACGACCGCGACTCGCACATCGGTTGCCTGGACAAAGCCCTTGACGAAGCCAATGCAAAGGGCTGGACCGTGGTGGATATGAAAAACGATTGGAAGCGGATTTATCCGGATCAGTGA
- a CDS encoding cytochrome b N-terminal domain-containing protein, producing MPQQASNSIVPTSGHSKTGRRHSRFLLRNLVLHFRPTTVPRETLRFSLTWGLGGMAATLIVLLMGSGLLLKFAYEPTPVAAHASVQALITGTPYGKLIRNLHHWCAHLVVAVMLLHMLRVFCTGAFHRPRQFNWVVGLGLMTVVLGSNFTGYLLPWDQLAYWAVTVSTGMLEYVPLVGAYLRETILSDGELGPRTLQLFYALHTAVLPVVLMALMAYHFWRIRKARGIVVPRPIDAAVEQNPVRVPVVPDLLLRETTTALVLIAAVLLLATLVDAPLGEPGNPGLSPNPTRAPWYFAGLQELLLHFHPVLAVFVIPLVVGFGLLAIPYLKYETDTGGIWFASRKGRKTAGVAGITAFIAMPLLILADTWLAGAGSSSSVLANGWLPALAVLLVIGGYYAVIKIRFHATKNETVQSVFILLATSYAILTITGVWFRGEGMALTIPW from the coding sequence TTGCCGCAGCAGGCTTCCAATTCCATTGTGCCAACGTCCGGGCATTCAAAAACCGGGCGCCGGCACAGCCGTTTCCTGCTGAGGAATCTGGTCCTTCATTTCAGGCCGACGACCGTCCCGCGAGAAACCCTGCGGTTTTCTCTCACCTGGGGCCTGGGCGGCATGGCCGCCACCCTGATTGTGCTCCTGATGGGAAGCGGCCTGCTTCTCAAGTTTGCCTACGAGCCGACCCCGGTTGCCGCCCATGCCTCGGTCCAGGCCCTGATCACCGGCACGCCTTACGGCAAGCTGATTCGCAACCTGCACCACTGGTGCGCCCACCTTGTGGTGGCCGTGATGCTCCTGCACATGCTGCGGGTGTTTTGTACCGGCGCCTTTCACCGGCCGCGCCAATTCAACTGGGTTGTCGGTCTTGGCCTGATGACGGTTGTGCTGGGTTCCAATTTTACCGGCTACCTCCTGCCCTGGGACCAGCTCGCCTACTGGGCCGTGACCGTCTCCACCGGGATGCTGGAATACGTTCCCCTTGTTGGCGCCTATCTGCGGGAGACGATCCTCAGCGACGGCGAGCTCGGCCCCCGGACCCTGCAACTCTTTTATGCCCTGCATACCGCCGTACTGCCGGTGGTTTTGATGGCCCTGATGGCCTATCACTTCTGGCGCATCCGCAAAGCCAGGGGAATTGTGGTTCCCCGGCCAATCGATGCGGCCGTTGAGCAAAATCCGGTTCGCGTGCCGGTGGTTCCGGATCTCCTGCTGCGTGAAACCACCACGGCCCTGGTTCTCATTGCGGCCGTGCTGCTGCTCGCAACTCTCGTGGACGCTCCTCTGGGCGAGCCTGGCAATCCCGGCCTGAGTCCTAACCCGACCCGGGCGCCCTGGTACTTTGCCGGCTTGCAGGAGCTTCTTTTGCATTTTCATCCGGTGTTAGCGGTTTTTGTCATCCCGCTCGTCGTAGGCTTTGGACTGCTGGCCATTCCTTATTTAAAATACGAAACGGATACAGGGGGGATCTGGTTTGCCTCCCGCAAGGGCCGCAAGACAGCCGGCGTGGCGGGCATCACGGCTTTTATCGCCATGCCGCTTTTGATCCTGGCGGACACCTGGCTTGCCGGTGCCGGATCATCTTCGAGCGTGCTTGCAAATGGGTGGTTGCCAGCCCTGGCGGTGCTGCTTGTCATCGGCGGGTATTACGCAGTAATAAAAATAAGATTTCACGCCACGAAAAACGAAACGGTTCAATCGGTTTTTATTTTGCTGGCGACATCCTATGCCATCCTGACGATCACCGGCGTGTGGTTCAGGGGCGAAGGGATGGCCCTGACGATTCCCTGGTGA
- a CDS encoding Rieske 2Fe-2S domain-containing protein, whose protein sequence is MEEPGNNKTAAPRRRFLSFLWAGLGLAALAELFWMVTSFLRPNHGTRKNENAESVIHAGTVETFAPGTVTAFPRGRFYLARLADGGFLALSRRCPHLGCTLPWVEEEKKFVCPCHASAFDIHGDVLRSPAPHAMDLHPVVIENNVVRVDTARVIKRDRFKKDQVVYPKKA, encoded by the coding sequence TTGGAAGAACCTGGAAATAACAAAACGGCCGCGCCCCGCAGGCGATTCCTCTCCTTTCTCTGGGCGGGGTTGGGCTTGGCGGCCCTGGCGGAGCTTTTCTGGATGGTGACATCCTTTCTGCGCCCCAACCATGGGACCAGAAAGAATGAGAATGCGGAATCCGTAATTCACGCCGGAACTGTGGAAACCTTTGCCCCCGGAACGGTGACCGCGTTTCCCCGGGGGCGGTTTTACCTGGCCAGGCTGGCCGACGGCGGATTCCTGGCGCTTTCGCGGCGATGCCCCCATCTGGGATGCACGCTTCCCTGGGTCGAGGAGGAGAAGAAGTTTGTGTGCCCCTGCCACGCCTCGGCCTTTGACATCCATGGCGATGTCCTGCGTTCGCCGGCCCCCCATGCCATGGACCTGCATCCGGTCGTCATCGAAAACAATGTGGTACGGGTGGATACGGCCCGAGTCATCAAAAGGGACCGGTTTAAAAAAGACCAGGTCGTCTATCCGAAGAAGGCTTGA
- a CDS encoding tetratricopeptide repeat protein produces the protein MPKDPNTTWKIAGIIATLVIVLILPIYHLKNRPSPSMPEGEDHAQTARFVGSEACRDCHKTEYDKWSGSHHRWAMAPADEHSVLGDFNDAEFTYFGQTSRFYRRDGKYYVHTRGADGKPGEFRITHTFGWYPLQQYLIPFPGGRLQCLPIAWDAAKKRWYHLYPDAPLAPDDWLYWTNNGQNWNGMCAECHSTDLKKGYDYQADTYATTWSEISVGCEACHGPGADHVAWAKLPEMGRPAVQNHALAVTTQDLTAGEQIDLCAPCHSRRMSLDDNIHHHADFLDYGIPQLLDEGYYFADGQILDEVYVYGSFMQSKMYARDVRCSDCHDVHSIRRIKDGNDLCLQCHRAAIYDRKGHHFHKTKGEDGEPIKSAKGDVLFEVGSGAQCEACHMPGRNYMGIDYRPDHSFRLPRPDLTLSMGVPNACDRCHVDKPTQWSMDAMAKWYGQTRRPHYGEILDAGRRRRPEALDALVSLAGDRLYPTIVRATALSELAGYGGDKVFSQFAAVLNDEDSLVRQTAVRRLPQGDPGHRLKLLSPMLYDPVRAVRIEAAAAMAAIPKEKMPPDTRRQFEKALAEYLRAMERTADFATSRHNLGNLYVNLGDSSRAEQHYLKAVAIDREFYPAKVNLAMLYNRQGRNDAAERLLREVVTDHPDFYEIKYSLGLLLAEENRLEESVVFLGDAAAGLPQRSRISYNLGLLLQQIKRDDEAESALTRALSVEPGNPDYLYALAVFYMQRGQWDRARSMAERLQAAHPEIVAGREMLTIIEKKGH, from the coding sequence ATGCCCAAAGACCCCAACACCACCTGGAAGATCGCCGGCATCATCGCCACCCTGGTTATCGTCCTGATCCTGCCGATCTATCATCTCAAGAACCGACCATCGCCGTCCATGCCCGAGGGAGAAGACCACGCGCAGACCGCCCGATTCGTGGGCAGCGAGGCCTGCCGGGATTGCCATAAAACCGAATACGACAAATGGTCCGGTTCCCACCACCGGTGGGCCATGGCACCCGCCGACGAGCATAGCGTCCTGGGTGATTTCAATGATGCCGAATTCACATATTTTGGCCAGACTTCCCGGTTCTACCGCCGCGACGGCAAGTATTACGTGCACACCCGGGGGGCCGACGGCAAGCCCGGCGAGTTCCGGATCACCCATACCTTTGGCTGGTACCCGCTGCAACAATACCTGATCCCCTTTCCCGGCGGGCGCCTGCAATGCCTGCCCATCGCCTGGGACGCTGCCAAAAAGCGCTGGTATCACCTGTACCCGGATGCGCCGCTGGCCCCCGACGACTGGCTCTACTGGACCAACAACGGACAGAATTGGAACGGCATGTGCGCCGAGTGCCACTCCACGGACCTGAAAAAGGGCTACGACTACCAGGCGGACACCTATGCCACCACCTGGTCGGAGATCAGCGTGGGCTGCGAGGCCTGCCATGGGCCGGGCGCGGACCATGTGGCCTGGGCCAAGCTGCCGGAAATGGGCCGCCCGGCGGTACAGAACCACGCCCTGGCCGTAACAACCCAAGATCTCACCGCGGGAGAACAGATCGATTTGTGCGCGCCCTGCCACTCCCGGCGCATGTCCCTGGATGACAACATCCACCATCATGCCGATTTTCTGGACTACGGCATCCCACAGCTTCTGGACGAAGGGTATTATTTTGCCGACGGACAGATTCTGGATGAAGTCTATGTGTACGGCTCGTTCATGCAGAGCAAGATGTACGCCCGCGACGTTCGCTGCAGCGACTGCCACGACGTGCACAGCATCCGGCGCATCAAGGACGGCAACGACCTGTGCCTGCAATGCCATCGGGCAGCCATCTACGACCGGAAAGGGCACCATTTCCACAAGACCAAAGGCGAGGACGGCGAGCCGATTAAATCCGCAAAGGGAGACGTGCTTTTCGAGGTGGGCTCCGGTGCCCAGTGCGAAGCCTGCCACATGCCCGGCCGCAACTACATGGGCATCGATTACCGCCCTGACCACAGCTTCCGCCTGCCGCGTCCGGACCTGACCTTGAGCATGGGCGTTCCCAACGCCTGCGACCGCTGCCACGTGGACAAGCCCACCCAATGGTCGATGGACGCCATGGCCAAATGGTATGGCCAAACCCGGCGGCCCCATTACGGCGAAATTCTCGATGCCGGCCGCCGGCGCCGCCCGGAAGCCCTGGATGCGCTGGTCTCCCTGGCCGGGGACCGGCTCTACCCGACCATTGTCCGGGCCACGGCCTTGTCCGAACTGGCAGGCTATGGCGGCGACAAGGTGTTTTCCCAATTCGCGGCGGTGCTGAACGACGAGGACTCACTGGTTCGGCAGACCGCCGTGCGCCGGCTCCCCCAGGGCGACCCCGGTCATCGTCTGAAACTGCTGTCGCCCATGCTCTACGATCCGGTCCGGGCGGTGCGCATCGAAGCGGCCGCTGCCATGGCGGCCATTCCCAAAGAAAAAATGCCGCCGGATACCCGCCGGCAATTCGAAAAAGCCCTGGCCGAATACCTCCGGGCCATGGAGCGAACCGCCGATTTCGCTACCTCCCGCCACAACCTGGGCAATTTGTACGTCAACCTCGGCGATTCATCCCGGGCGGAGCAGCACTACCTCAAGGCCGTCGCCATCGACAGGGAGTTTTATCCGGCCAAGGTCAACCTGGCCATGCTCTACAATCGCCAGGGCAGAAACGACGCTGCCGAACGATTGCTCCGGGAGGTCGTCACCGATCACCCCGATTTTTACGAAATCAAATACTCACTGGGTCTGTTGTTGGCCGAGGAAAACCGCTTGGAGGAATCGGTGGTATTTTTGGGCGATGCGGCCGCCGGTCTGCCGCAGCGCTCGCGGATCAGTTACAACCTGGGGCTTCTTCTCCAGCAGATCAAACGGGACGATGAAGCCGAAAGCGCCCTTACCCGTGCCCTGAGTGTGGAACCGGGCAACCCGGACTACCTCTATGCGCTGGCGGTCTTTTATATGCAGCGCGGACAGTGGGACCGGGCCCGGTCCATGGCCGAGCGCCTTCAGGCCGCCCACCCGGAGATAGTCGCCGGCCGCGAGATGCTAACCATCATCGAGAAAAAAGGACATTGA
- a CDS encoding antitoxin Xre-like helix-turn-helix domain-containing protein, translating into MFGSSIGIKLQNTSEVIVQIQKGLPISAFTRLKKNLDVSDKELSKVLRIPVSTLARRKKGKRFMFEESERIFRIARLFDKAVNVFGEEELARKWLKEPAWALGDVAPVEYARTELGAHEVESLLGRIEDGVFT; encoded by the coding sequence ATGTTTGGATCATCGATTGGCATCAAGCTGCAAAACACCTCGGAAGTCATCGTGCAGATACAAAAAGGACTACCGATTTCAGCGTTTACGCGTCTGAAAAAGAACCTGGATGTATCCGACAAAGAGCTATCGAAGGTCTTGAGAATCCCGGTCAGCACACTCGCCAGGCGCAAGAAGGGCAAACGCTTTATGTTCGAAGAGTCCGAGCGGATTTTTCGAATCGCCCGGCTTTTCGATAAGGCCGTCAATGTGTTCGGAGAAGAAGAATTGGCCCGAAAGTGGCTCAAGGAACCTGCCTGGGCCTTGGGCGATGTAGCGCCTGTCGAATATGCCAGGACCGAGTTGGGCGCCCATGAAGTGGAAAGCCTGTTAGGGCGTATTGAGGATGGGGTGTTCACTTGA
- a CDS encoding RES family NAD+ phosphorylase — MITAWRIVSAKRVETAFSGEGARVNGGRWNKKGFAVVYTSSSISLASMELLVNLPAPSLLNQYATIAVRFDEKLMEELDKLPDDWDSRPPSSATKTIGDQWISEKRSTVFKVPSVVVPAEFNYLLNPGHPDWRLVEIGKPEVYRFDPRLARK, encoded by the coding sequence TTGATCACCGCCTGGCGAATTGTATCCGCCAAACGAGTTGAGACTGCTTTTTCAGGTGAGGGAGCACGCGTCAACGGCGGCCGCTGGAACAAAAAGGGTTTTGCCGTGGTATATACATCGAGCAGTATTTCCCTTGCCTCCATGGAACTCCTTGTCAACCTGCCGGCACCCTCTCTGTTGAATCAATACGCCACGATTGCCGTCCGATTTGACGAAAAACTGATGGAGGAATTGGATAAGCTTCCGGATGATTGGGACAGTCGCCCGCCATCGTCAGCCACAAAAACCATCGGCGACCAATGGATATCGGAAAAACGCAGCACCGTTTTTAAGGTGCCCAGCGTTGTCGTTCCGGCCGAATTCAATTATTTACTCAATCCAGGGCATCCGGATTGGAGGTTGGTTGAAATTGGGAAACCGGAAGTTTATCGGTTTGATCCAAGGCTTGCGCGAAAATAA
- a CDS encoding autotransporter outer membrane beta-barrel domain-containing protein: MKKNIRKNVLLPLLRVGVLAAGLMSGYYKRVFAGSCSYVGTKWVCTGAASGTGADTEISLNNSTLTVTTDPGFGHNTSNTPGADGLNLTAAGALSFTDANNASITGHDNGIWAHASSSSAILSITTSGNVTGLNGDGIYASNRGDVTITAYGDVSGTDNGIVAHSASSNANANDVITIIATGTVTGGSGAGIYAKSLNNDADLTYISAHNVYGGTDGIFVYHEGYTTNGIEITTSGTVRGTTGNGITARVNYTGSPITISANNVSGGKNGIYAYGYYGGTTGIFITTSGDVVGNSGAGIKALGYNKNYLGYSGNVDITVGSTSSVSGSSAGIYALADANHEITITVDGAVQNLSGSSSDAAIIASGAPATINLTGGSVTGTVTTDVYDDTFNWSGGTLSGNFSGGDGSDTAVVSSNAQWDGTQVFDGGDDMATGDGFTDTLAFNGITASGSGANMLNWEIVEVDNASVTLTDGFLEAGDGSAGTGLFLQNGASLYTGPAALDLTAEVDIDASSTLYHAMGGDIFGNVTNAGTIYWQNLGNTLTINGNLIGVAGSQISLETYLNDDSSATDTLHVTGDTTGTTGLVVRAATGSPGGQTIDGIEVIQVDGTSAAGSFTLASAVQAGVYEYILQQGGAVTGGQNWYLVSNYTVPGSAGSNVVIYRPGVANYVGGQQVNNLQGLLQLSTFHQRIGGQFEVDRAGRRTWLRPYYAYQSAEGETRFDFEASFAGMQIGQELMAWEKDGVADRFALTFDFAYTDADFEDRKRPAAGLSEKTGNLDGYSYALGGIWTRTGDAGGYFDAVGQVSWLDNRYHDCYGDDATQHGWRFAVSAEAGKPVVQWLGWQLEPQGQLSYLYTTYEDFSDAASGVSGYDSQALVGRAGIRIFHGEAYKKDDGLQVYGIGNIVYHFIDPASVEIDSTDLEEEYSRTSWEAGAGIIGKVTPAIYVYGDARYEHAFDSTDTYGCRLNAGLRITF; encoded by the coding sequence ATGAAAAAGAATATCAGGAAAAATGTATTGCTGCCGCTGCTTCGTGTCGGTGTCCTGGCGGCCGGGCTGATGAGCGGGTATTACAAACGGGTGTTTGCCGGCTCCTGTTCATATGTCGGTACAAAGTGGGTCTGTACCGGCGCGGCCAGCGGTACGGGAGCTGACACGGAGATATCGCTTAATAACAGTACCTTGACGGTGACAACAGATCCCGGCTTCGGGCATAACACCAGCAACACGCCTGGCGCTGACGGACTTAATCTTACAGCGGCAGGAGCGCTAAGCTTTACCGACGCCAACAACGCATCCATTACCGGACATGACAACGGAATTTGGGCGCATGCAAGCAGTAGTAGCGCTATTCTTTCCATCACCACCTCCGGCAATGTCACCGGTTTAAACGGTGATGGGATTTATGCCTCCAATAGAGGCGATGTTACAATTACGGCATATGGCGATGTTTCCGGCACCGATAACGGTATTGTCGCGCACTCTGCTTCTTCTAATGCAAATGCTAACGACGTTATCACCATTATTGCCACAGGCACCGTAACCGGAGGAAGTGGCGCCGGGATTTATGCTAAAAGTTTAAACAACGATGCCGATTTAACTTATATCTCGGCGCATAATGTCTATGGCGGGACAGACGGAATATTTGTCTACCACGAGGGATACACCACAAACGGGATCGAGATTACCACCAGCGGCACGGTCCGCGGAACCACGGGCAATGGAATAACTGCCCGTGTGAATTACACGGGCTCCCCCATCACCATTTCGGCAAATAATGTTTCCGGCGGCAAAAACGGTATCTATGCGTATGGCTATTATGGAGGAACCACCGGCATCTTTATCACCACCAGCGGCGATGTTGTCGGTAATTCCGGCGCGGGAATCAAGGCACTCGGCTATAACAAAAATTATCTGGGTTATTCCGGCAATGTTGACATAACCGTTGGAAGCACAAGCTCTGTCTCCGGCAGCAGCGCGGGGATTTACGCACTCGCTGATGCCAACCACGAGATCACCATCACCGTGGACGGCGCGGTACAGAACCTGTCCGGCTCTTCAAGCGATGCGGCAATCATAGCCTCCGGCGCCCCGGCCACGATCAATCTCACCGGCGGTTCAGTGACCGGCACCGTCACCACCGACGTATACGACGACACCTTCAACTGGAGCGGGGGAACGCTTTCCGGCAACTTCTCAGGCGGGGACGGCTCCGATACCGCGGTTGTCAGCAGCAACGCCCAATGGGACGGCACCCAGGTCTTCGATGGCGGGGATGACATGGCCACCGGAGACGGCTTTACCGACACCCTGGCCTTTAACGGCATCACCGCCAGCGGGTCGGGCGCCAACATGCTCAACTGGGAAATCGTCGAAGTGGACAACGCCTCGGTGACTTTGACCGACGGTTTCCTCGAAGCCGGAGACGGCTCCGCCGGCACCGGCCTTTTCCTGCAAAACGGCGCCAGCCTGTATACCGGACCGGCGGCACTGGACCTCACCGCCGAGGTGGACATCGACGCCTCCTCCACATTGTACCACGCCATGGGCGGCGACATCTTCGGCAATGTGACCAACGCCGGCACCATCTACTGGCAGAACCTGGGCAACACCCTGACGATAAACGGGAACCTTATCGGGGTGGCCGGGTCGCAGATCTCCCTGGAAACCTATTTAAACGACGACAGTTCCGCCACGGACACGCTCCACGTGACCGGGGACACCACCGGAACCACCGGGCTGGTCGTGCGCGCCGCAACGGGAAGCCCCGGAGGACAGACAATCGACGGCATCGAGGTGATCCAGGTGGACGGCACTTCGGCTGCCGGCAGCTTCACCCTGGCTTCAGCGGTTCAGGCCGGCGTCTATGAGTATATTTTACAGCAGGGCGGTGCGGTCACCGGCGGCCAGAACTGGTACCTGGTCAGCAACTACACCGTACCTGGCTCAGCAGGGAGCAATGTGGTGATTTACCGCCCCGGGGTCGCCAACTACGTCGGCGGCCAGCAGGTCAACAACCTGCAGGGGCTGTTGCAGCTTTCCACCTTCCATCAGCGCATCGGCGGCCAGTTCGAGGTGGACCGGGCCGGGCGTAGAACATGGTTGCGCCCATACTATGCGTACCAGAGCGCCGAAGGGGAAACCCGATTCGACTTCGAGGCCTCTTTTGCGGGCATGCAGATCGGCCAGGAATTGATGGCGTGGGAAAAAGACGGCGTCGCCGACCGTTTTGCGCTGACCTTCGATTTCGCCTATACCGACGCGGACTTCGAGGACCGCAAACGCCCTGCAGCCGGCCTGAGCGAAAAGACCGGGAATCTGGACGGGTACAGCTACGCCCTGGGCGGCATCTGGACCCGCACGGGCGATGCCGGCGGCTATTTCGATGCAGTCGGGCAGGTATCGTGGCTGGATAACCGCTACCACGACTGCTACGGCGACGACGCCACCCAGCACGGCTGGCGCTTTGCAGTGTCGGCCGAGGCGGGAAAGCCCGTGGTCCAATGGCTGGGGTGGCAGCTCGAGCCCCAGGGGCAGTTGAGCTACCTGTACACGACCTATGAGGATTTCTCGGACGCTGCCTCCGGTGTTTCCGGCTACGACTCCCAGGCACTGGTCGGCCGTGCGGGCATTCGCATCTTCCATGGTGAGGCATACAAAAAAGACGACGGGCTGCAGGTCTATGGCATCGGCAACATCGTATACCATTTCATCGACCCCGCTTCCGTTGAAATCGACAGCACCGACCTGGAGGAAGAATACAGCCGTACAAGCTGGGAGGCCGGCGCCGGTATCATCGGCAAGGTGACCCCGGCCATATATGTTTATGGCGACGCCCGTTACGAACACGCCTTCGACAGCACGGATACCTATGGCTGCCGGCTTAACGCAGGACTCAGGATTACCTTTTGA
- a CDS encoding TIGR03032 family protein, translating to MDLDNTENQVAPQPASSEEAEEKQQEPAVEYSLSGGITSLLTRLNISLAFSSYQSGYLYMLGNLPNGRPHLHQSAMQKPMGLAHDNNGGLLLTTGFQVMEFANILQPDEKINNAFDLCYMPRTVHFTGRLDAHDVAADADGRIIFVNTRYNCLATLSPKHSFEMIWKPDFISALVDEDRCHLNGLAMEDGRPAYVTAVSRSDTIDGWRDRRAAGGIVIDVRAGKIVCTGLSMPHSPRIHNGRLWILNAGTGELGIVTPAADGEETGHFEPVVFCPGFLRGLSFYNNLAFVGLSKPRYKRFEGLALDSRLEETDSEPWCGVQVIDLEKRCCVDWFRIDGAVAELFDVCVIPGFTCPMTVSPGTPDSINLITHKPLRNG from the coding sequence ATGGATCTTGACAACACCGAAAACCAAGTTGCCCCGCAGCCGGCCTCTTCGGAAGAAGCCGAAGAGAAACAGCAGGAGCCGGCCGTTGAATATTCCCTGTCAGGCGGAATCACCTCCCTGCTTACCCGCTTGAATATATCTCTCGCCTTTTCTTCCTACCAGTCCGGCTATCTGTATATGCTGGGCAACCTTCCCAATGGCAGGCCGCACCTGCACCAGAGCGCCATGCAAAAACCCATGGGACTGGCCCATGACAACAATGGCGGACTGCTGCTGACCACGGGCTTTCAGGTGATGGAATTCGCCAATATCCTGCAACCCGACGAAAAGATCAACAATGCCTTCGACCTGTGCTACATGCCGCGCACCGTTCATTTTACCGGCAGGCTGGACGCCCATGACGTCGCGGCGGATGCGGATGGCAGGATTATCTTCGTCAACACCCGGTACAACTGCCTGGCAACCCTTTCGCCGAAACACAGTTTCGAGATGATCTGGAAGCCGGATTTCATCTCGGCTTTGGTAGATGAGGACCGCTGCCATCTCAACGGCCTTGCCATGGAAGACGGCCGGCCCGCCTATGTAACCGCGGTCAGCCGTTCGGATACCATCGACGGCTGGCGCGACCGGCGCGCCGCCGGCGGCATTGTCATCGATGTGCGGGCGGGGAAAATCGTATGCACAGGGTTATCCATGCCCCATTCGCCGCGAATACACAACGGCAGGCTGTGGATACTCAACGCCGGAACGGGCGAACTGGGGATTGTCACCCCTGCCGCGGACGGAGAGGAAACGGGACATTTCGAGCCGGTTGTTTTCTGCCCCGGCTTCCTGCGCGGTCTATCCTTTTACAACAACCTTGCCTTTGTCGGGCTCTCCAAACCGCGCTACAAGCGTTTTGAAGGGCTGGCACTGGACAGCCGACTGGAGGAAACCGACTCCGAGCCGTGGTGCGGCGTCCAGGTGATCGATCTGGAAAAGCGCTGCTGCGTCGACTGGTTCCGGATCGACGGGGCCGTGGCCGAACTCTTCGATGTATGCGTGATCCCCGGCTTTACGTGTCCGATGACGGTCAGCCCCGGCACACCCGACAGTATCAATCTGATTACCCATAAACCATTGCGGAACGGATAA
- a CDS encoding STAS domain-containing protein yields the protein MPLEISKKDRITVITILQPTLEVNNVPALWDEIEPILPNTVQLVIDLSRVEFIDSTGFGIFLNCVKRLGGRNGELKICGLSDKLAALFRLMAFERLVGIHKTSEEAIAAFEE from the coding sequence ATGCCTCTGGAAATTTCAAAAAAAGATCGGATCACCGTCATTACCATTCTCCAGCCCACCCTTGAAGTAAACAATGTTCCGGCCCTATGGGATGAAATTGAACCGATCTTGCCCAATACGGTTCAACTGGTTATTGACCTTTCTCGGGTGGAGTTCATCGACAGCACCGGATTCGGGATTTTTCTCAATTGTGTCAAACGGCTGGGTGGGAGAAATGGGGAATTGAAGATCTGCGGTTTGTCGGACAAGCTGGCCGCCCTCTTCCGCCTGATGGCCTTTGAACGATTGGTGGGCATCCACAAGACGTCCGAAGAGGCCATTGCCGCCTTCGAGGAGTAA